A region of Myxococcus stipitatus DSM 14675 DNA encodes the following proteins:
- a CDS encoding synaptic vesicle VAT-1 family membrane protein translates to MSARKVVIAKAGGYGQLRIENLNQVSPGAGEVVVATQAIGVNYADCVIRMGLYSSAKEYVGWPITPGFEFSGTVESVGAGVEDLAPGDRVFGVTRFGGYATHVTVPRHQLFALPSKLTMEQAAGFPAVFLTAYFALFELAHPRPGATVLVHSAAGGVGSALLQLGRIAGCRMVGVVGGTHKVEAARALGAEVVIDKSREDLWKAAKAAAPEGYDVVLDANGPSTLRESYRHLGSPGKLVIYGFHSMLPRKGGRPNYAKLAWDWLRTPRFDPLTLTNDNTSVLAFNLSYLFERRSVLEESLARLLTWVEEGQVVSPQVTTFPLDAVAEAHRALESGTTVGKLVLVP, encoded by the coding sequence ATGAGCGCACGCAAGGTCGTCATCGCGAAGGCAGGTGGGTATGGGCAGCTCCGGATTGAAAACCTGAATCAGGTTTCACCTGGGGCCGGAGAGGTGGTGGTGGCCACCCAGGCCATCGGGGTGAACTATGCGGACTGCGTCATTCGCATGGGCCTGTACTCCTCCGCGAAGGAGTATGTGGGGTGGCCCATCACCCCGGGCTTCGAGTTCTCCGGCACGGTGGAGTCCGTGGGCGCGGGCGTGGAGGACCTGGCCCCTGGGGACCGCGTGTTCGGCGTGACGCGGTTCGGCGGATACGCGACACACGTCACGGTGCCGCGGCATCAGCTCTTCGCGCTGCCCTCGAAGCTGACGATGGAGCAGGCCGCGGGGTTCCCCGCGGTGTTCCTCACGGCGTACTTCGCGCTGTTCGAGCTGGCGCATCCCAGGCCGGGGGCGACGGTGCTGGTGCACTCGGCCGCGGGTGGCGTGGGCAGCGCGTTGCTGCAGTTGGGTCGCATCGCCGGGTGCCGGATGGTGGGCGTGGTGGGCGGCACTCACAAGGTGGAGGCCGCGCGAGCGCTGGGCGCGGAGGTGGTCATCGACAAGAGCCGCGAGGACTTGTGGAAGGCCGCGAAGGCCGCGGCGCCGGAAGGGTATGACGTGGTGCTGGACGCGAATGGACCGTCCACGCTGCGGGAGAGCTACCGGCACCTCGGCTCGCCCGGGAAGCTGGTCATCTACGGCTTCCACTCCATGCTGCCGCGCAAGGGAGGCCGGCCGAACTACGCGAAGCTTGCATGGGATTGGCTCCGGACGCCTCGGTTCGACCCGCTGACGTTGACCAACGACAACACCAGTGTCCTGGCGTTCAACCTGTCCTATCTGTTCGAGCGGCGCTCCGTGCTGGAGGAGAGCCTGGCGCGGCTGTTGACCTGGGTGGAGGAGGGCCAGGTCGTCTCGCCCCAGGTGACGACCTTCCCGCTGGACGCCGTCGCGGAAGCGCACAGGGCGCTCGAATCCGGGACGACGGTGGGGAAGCTCGTGCTGGTGCCCTGA